From a single Acidimicrobiales bacterium genomic region:
- the pcrA gene encoding DNA helicase PcrA, whose protein sequence is MAPSDPDPVQTDVFSGPVDGLEDGLNPAQVDAVTHPTGPLLVVAGAGSGKTRVLTRRIAHLIADRGVSPFAILAITFTNKAAGEMKERVAALVGPVAHRMWVSTFHSACVRILRRDAGLLGFPTRFSIYDQADAVRLTGYVVRDLDLDAKRFPARAVHASISAAKNEGRSAADYAEHATGPFGERIGQVFTEYQARLLGAGAMDFDDLLGNAVLLFRRHPDVLDGYRRRFQHVLVDEYQDTNRVQNDLVMQLGAAHRNVCVVGDSDQSIYRFRGADIRNILEFERTFPDATVVVLDQNYRSTQTILDAANAVITKNPDRQPKELWTDAGPGDRIVRFRADDEVDEARWVVERLRSLHGEGRRWSDLAVFYRTNAQSRAIEEQLVRLGVPYRVVGGTRFYDRREVRDAMAYLKLAANPADEVAARRILNVPKRGVGDTSVTRVDERAAAAGIGFVDALRQAEEFGVSGRAAAGIRSFLDLVDHLATIVDDGPATVLAAALDRSGYLDDLRAEHTIEAEGRLENLAELVGAASEFDSVDDFLERVGLVADTDELPDESDDAGQVVLMTMHAAKGLEYPVVFVVGMEDGVFPHLRALGDPEELEEERRLAYVGITRARESLFLCHAWSRMLHGQTQYNPPSRFLDEIPSDLMVDAEGSRKAGRRGDGWRPDAWGGGGRRSPGGSSSRGDWFDPVPPRHDGPSGSGAEPEGVVFGGGSPRTPGPSSTMAHELGLEPGDDVVHRAWGDGVVLSVTGDGDRAEAVVRFASRGEKRLLLAWAPLERPEGA, encoded by the coding sequence ATGGCTCCCTCAGACCCGGATCCCGTGCAGACCGACGTGTTCAGCGGCCCGGTCGACGGCCTGGAGGACGGCTTGAACCCCGCTCAGGTGGACGCCGTGACCCACCCCACGGGCCCCCTCCTGGTGGTGGCCGGTGCCGGGTCGGGCAAGACCCGGGTCCTGACCCGCCGGATCGCCCACCTGATCGCCGACCGGGGGGTCTCGCCGTTTGCCATCCTGGCCATCACCTTCACCAACAAGGCAGCCGGCGAGATGAAGGAACGGGTGGCGGCGCTCGTCGGCCCCGTCGCACACCGCATGTGGGTGTCCACCTTCCATTCGGCGTGCGTCCGGATCTTGCGCCGCGATGCCGGGCTCCTGGGGTTTCCGACCCGGTTCAGCATCTACGATCAGGCCGATGCGGTCCGCCTCACCGGCTACGTCGTCCGCGACCTGGACCTCGACGCCAAGCGGTTCCCGGCCAGGGCCGTGCACGCCTCGATATCCGCCGCCAAGAACGAGGGGCGGTCGGCCGCCGACTACGCCGAGCATGCCACTGGGCCTTTCGGGGAGCGCATTGGCCAGGTCTTCACCGAGTACCAGGCCCGCCTGCTGGGGGCCGGGGCGATGGACTTCGACGACCTGCTGGGCAACGCCGTACTCCTGTTCCGAAGGCACCCCGACGTTCTGGACGGCTACCGCCGACGCTTCCAGCACGTGCTGGTCGACGAGTACCAGGACACCAACCGGGTCCAGAACGACCTGGTGATGCAGTTGGGCGCAGCCCACCGGAACGTGTGCGTGGTCGGCGACAGCGACCAGTCGATCTACCGGTTCCGGGGCGCCGACATTCGCAACATCCTTGAGTTCGAGCGGACGTTCCCTGATGCCACGGTCGTGGTGCTGGACCAGAACTACCGGTCCACCCAGACCATCCTGGATGCGGCCAACGCCGTCATCACGAAGAACCCGGACCGCCAGCCGAAGGAGCTCTGGACCGATGCCGGTCCGGGCGACCGGATCGTCCGCTTCCGTGCCGACGACGAGGTGGATGAGGCCCGCTGGGTCGTCGAACGGCTCCGGTCCCTGCACGGCGAGGGTCGTAGGTGGTCCGACCTGGCCGTCTTCTACCGGACCAATGCACAGAGTCGGGCCATCGAGGAGCAGTTGGTGCGCCTCGGCGTCCCGTACCGGGTGGTGGGCGGCACCCGCTTCTACGACCGGCGTGAGGTCCGTGACGCCATGGCCTACCTGAAGCTGGCCGCCAATCCGGCTGACGAGGTGGCGGCCAGGCGGATCCTGAACGTGCCGAAGCGCGGCGTGGGCGACACCTCCGTGACGAGGGTCGACGAGCGGGCGGCGGCGGCGGGTATCGGCTTCGTGGACGCCCTCCGACAGGCCGAGGAGTTCGGCGTGTCCGGTCGTGCCGCGGCCGGGATCCGGTCCTTCCTGGACCTCGTGGACCACCTGGCAACCATCGTGGACGACGGTCCGGCCACCGTGCTTGCGGCGGCCCTCGACCGCTCCGGCTACCTGGACGACCTGCGGGCCGAGCACACGATCGAGGCCGAGGGGCGGTTGGAGAACCTGGCGGAGCTGGTAGGCGCAGCCTCCGAGTTCGACTCGGTGGACGACTTCCTCGAGCGGGTCGGCCTCGTGGCCGACACCGACGAATTGCCCGACGAATCCGATGACGCCGGACAGGTGGTCCTCATGACCATGCACGCCGCCAAGGGCCTGGAGTATCCGGTGGTCTTCGTGGTCGGCATGGAGGACGGCGTGTTCCCCCACCTCCGTGCCCTCGGCGACCCCGAAGAGTTGGAAGAGGAGCGCCGGCTGGCCTACGTGGGGATCACCCGGGCCCGCGAGAGCCTGTTCCTCTGCCACGCATGGAGTCGGATGTTGCACGGCCAGACCCAGTACAACCCGCCCAGCCGGTTCCTGGACGAGATCCCGTCGGACCTCATGGTCGACGCCGAGGGCAGCCGGAAGGCCGGTCGCCGGGGCGACGGGTGGAGACCCGACGCCTGGGGTGGCGGCGGTCGTCGGTCCCCGGGTGGTTCGTCGTCGCGTGGCGACTGGTTCGACCCGGTTCCGCCGCGCCACGACGGGCCTTCGGGGTCCGGGGCCGAGCCGGAGGGCGTCGTGTTCGGCGGCGGTTCGCCCCGGACCCCGGGGCCGTCGTCGACGATGGCCCACGAACTCGGCCTGGAACCCGGCGATGACGTGGTCCACCGGGCATGGGGCGACGGGGTCGTGCTGTCGGTGACCGGCGATGGTGACCGGGCCGAGGCGGTGGTCCGCTTCGCCAGCAGGGGCGAGAAGCGGCTCCTGCTGGCCTGGGCTCCCCTGGAGCGACCCGAAGGTGCCTGA
- a CDS encoding type III pantothenate kinase produces the protein MLLTIDVGNTQTVLGLYESGATMSSADAGLVDNWRIRTDHERTSDEHAVLIRNLLRQSGYDLEGTVTGVAICAGVPRVLASLRQMIGRYADFDAVVIEPGVKTGMPILYDNPREVGADRIANAVGAYDLYGGPTVVVDFGTGNNFDVISENGEFLGGAIAPGIEISLDALFGRAAALRAVELVEPRCVIGKSTVESLQSGAVYGFAAQIDGMVERFRTELGGCTVVATGGLVDVIAPVTSTIEHVEPFLTLHGLRLVHDRNR, from the coding sequence ATGCTGCTGACCATCGACGTGGGCAACACCCAGACCGTCCTGGGCCTCTACGAGTCCGGCGCGACCATGTCCTCGGCCGATGCCGGGCTTGTCGACAACTGGAGGATCCGCACCGACCACGAGCGCACGTCGGACGAGCACGCGGTCCTGATCCGCAACCTGTTGCGCCAGTCCGGCTACGACCTGGAGGGCACGGTCACCGGGGTGGCCATCTGCGCCGGCGTGCCCCGGGTCCTGGCCAGCCTCCGCCAGATGATCGGTCGCTACGCCGACTTCGACGCGGTGGTGATCGAGCCCGGGGTGAAGACCGGCATGCCGATCCTCTACGACAACCCCCGGGAGGTGGGCGCCGACCGCATAGCCAACGCCGTCGGGGCCTATGACCTCTACGGCGGCCCCACGGTCGTCGTGGACTTCGGTACCGGCAACAACTTCGACGTCATCTCCGAGAACGGCGAGTTCCTGGGCGGTGCCATCGCCCCCGGCATTGAGATAAGCCTCGATGCACTGTTCGGCCGGGCGGCCGCGCTGCGGGCCGTGGAGTTGGTCGAGCCGCGCTGCGTCATTGGCAAGAGCACGGTGGAGTCGCTGCAGTCAGGTGCCGTCTACGGCTTCGCCGCCCAGATCGACGGGATGGTTGAGCGCTTCCGGACCGAGTTGGGGGGGTGCACGGTGGTGGCCACCGGCGGCCTGGTCGACGTGATCGCCCCGGTGACGTCCACCATCGAGCACGTCGAGCCCTTCCTGACCCTCCACGGGCTACGGCTCGTACACGATCGAAACCGGTGA
- the folE gene encoding GTP cyclohydrolase I FolE, whose amino-acid sequence MSGPPPDEAVDFTVDLDRIEAAVSEILVAIGEDPTRDGLRDTPTRVARMYSEVCSGLHEDPADHLVKKFDVDHDEMVMVRDVPIYSLCEHHLLPFFGVAHVAYIPQKGGMITGLSKLTRLVEGYSRRLQVQERLTSQVASAIQRTLDPQGTLVVIEAEHLCMSMRGVRKPGAVTVTSAVHGVFRDEVSTRLEAMRFIEGHRH is encoded by the coding sequence GTGAGCGGGCCGCCACCGGACGAGGCCGTGGACTTCACGGTCGACCTGGACCGGATCGAGGCCGCGGTGTCCGAGATCCTCGTGGCCATCGGCGAGGACCCGACCCGCGACGGGCTGCGGGATACACCGACCCGGGTGGCCCGCATGTACTCCGAGGTGTGCAGTGGCCTCCACGAGGATCCGGCCGACCACCTCGTCAAGAAGTTCGACGTCGACCACGACGAGATGGTCATGGTCCGCGACGTTCCCATCTACTCGCTCTGCGAGCACCACCTCCTGCCGTTCTTCGGTGTGGCCCACGTGGCCTACATACCGCAGAAGGGCGGCATGATCACCGGCCTCTCCAAGTTGACCCGCCTCGTCGAGGGCTACTCCCGACGCCTGCAGGTCCAGGAGCGCCTGACCTCGCAGGTGGCCAGTGCCATCCAGCGCACCCTCGACCCGCAGGGCACCCTGGTGGTGATCGAGGCGGAGCACCTCTGCATGTCGATGCGGGGCGTCAGAAAGCCAGGGGCGGTCACGGTCACCTCGGCCGTCCACGGGGTGTTCCGCGACGAGGTATCCACACGCCTCGAGGCAATGAGGTTCATCGAAGGCCATCGACACTGA
- the nadC gene encoding carboxylating nicotinate-nucleotide diphosphorylase gives MNLPIPTDMVPVMAAYLASQVGVATPPATAVVEAVRRALHEDLDSDGDLSAALVPDGAMAVGAIVARSGGVLAGSACATEAFRQVDPSIEVSWRRSDGGRLVAGEVLADLIGPLAPVLTAERTALNFLGRLSGIATETARWVEAADGGARIWDTRKTTPGLRVLEKAAVRAGGGANHRLNLSHWVMLKDNHLTGTDIAGAVAASRRRWAGRTVHVECETLYQVRESLEAGADALLLDNMTPAQVTACIVEVRDHASRHGVRPLVEASGGITLAVVADYAATGVDCISSSALTGSAPALDVGLDLGELDSPCC, from the coding sequence GTGAACCTTCCCATTCCCACCGACATGGTCCCTGTGATGGCCGCCTACTTGGCGAGCCAGGTCGGGGTGGCCACCCCGCCGGCAACGGCGGTGGTCGAGGCCGTGCGCCGGGCCCTCCACGAGGACCTCGACTCGGACGGCGACCTCAGCGCGGCCCTGGTGCCCGACGGGGCGATGGCCGTGGGCGCCATCGTTGCCCGGTCCGGGGGCGTCCTGGCCGGTTCGGCGTGCGCTACGGAGGCCTTCCGGCAGGTGGATCCGTCCATCGAGGTCTCGTGGCGGCGATCCGACGGTGGACGGCTGGTAGCCGGAGAGGTGCTGGCCGACCTCATCGGACCCCTGGCACCGGTCCTCACGGCCGAACGCACCGCCCTCAACTTCCTCGGCCGCCTGTCGGGAATAGCCACCGAGACGGCCCGCTGGGTGGAGGCGGCCGACGGTGGTGCACGTATCTGGGACACCCGCAAGACCACGCCGGGCCTCCGGGTCCTGGAGAAGGCCGCGGTGCGCGCCGGTGGCGGAGCCAACCACCGGCTGAACCTCAGCCACTGGGTGATGCTGAAGGACAACCACCTCACGGGCACCGACATCGCCGGAGCGGTGGCGGCTTCCCGAAGACGCTGGGCGGGGCGTACCGTGCACGTCGAGTGCGAGACTCTCTACCAGGTCCGTGAATCGCTGGAGGCGGGCGCCGATGCGCTACTGCTCGACAACATGACCCCTGCCCAGGTCACCGCGTGCATCGTCGAGGTCCGGGACCACGCGTCCCGACACGGTGTCAGGCCGCTGGTCGAGGCCTCTGGTGGCATCACGCTGGCCGTGGTGGCCGACTACGCGGCGACCGGCGTCGACTGCATCTCGAGCAGTGCCCTCACGGGCTCGGCCCCGGCCCTCGACGTGGGCCTCGACCTCGGGGAGCTGGATTCACCATGCTGCTGA
- the hpt gene encoding hypoxanthine phosphoribosyltransferase — protein sequence MANDQRASLSSDGYAAGRLLISEEDLQARIRALGREITTDYAGRAPLLVGVLKGAFMFMSDLARAIDLPVEFDFMAVSSYGHSTRSSGVVRIVKDLDLDLADRDVIIVEDIIDSGLTLNYLRRNLLARNPASLEVCALLVRENHRMDGSILRYEGFRVPSDFLVGYGLDVNERFRNLPDIRVVASAPDADADGGAS from the coding sequence ATGGCCAACGACCAACGCGCGTCCCTGTCGTCCGACGGGTACGCGGCCGGCCGGCTCCTCATATCCGAGGAGGACCTCCAGGCACGGATCCGGGCCCTAGGTCGGGAGATCACCACCGACTACGCCGGCCGGGCCCCGCTGCTCGTCGGCGTGCTCAAGGGTGCGTTCATGTTCATGAGCGACCTGGCGAGGGCCATCGACCTCCCCGTGGAGTTCGACTTCATGGCCGTGTCGTCCTACGGGCACTCCACCCGTTCATCGGGGGTGGTCCGCATCGTCAAGGACCTGGATCTGGATCTTGCCGATCGCGATGTCATCATCGTTGAGGACATCATCGACAGCGGCCTGACGCTGAACTACCTCCGTCGCAACCTGCTGGCCCGCAACCCGGCCAGCCTCGAGGTCTGCGCCCTGCTGGTGCGCGAGAACCATCGGATGGACGGGTCGATCCTCCGCTACGAGGGCTTCAGGGTCCCGTCCGACTTCCTGGTCGGTTACGGGCTGGATGTCAACGAGCGGTTCCGGAACCTGCCCGACATCCGGGTGGTGGCCAGCGCGCCCGACGCCGACGCCGACGGTGGGGCGTCGTGA
- the folP gene encoding dihydropteroate synthase: MSVPTVDTGTVDPAGGRPTGLVMGVLNVTPDSFSDGGRFDDQDAAIAHGRRMLDEGAAILDVGGESTRPGAEPVGVDEELARVVPVVEVLADLDDVVAGSVRISIDTRHAEVARGAVAAGASIVNDVSSTLDGVAAELGVGWVAMHMRGDPRTMQHEPSYEDVVGEVRDFLVLRAERAAALGVGEVWIDPGIGFGKTTAHNLAILARLDELVATGWPVVLGVSRKRFLGDLTARSDLRAVRGTGPPGLTPPDDRREASVAMATWAFHQGVAVVRAHDVQSTLQAARVVV, from the coding sequence ATGTCCGTCCCGACCGTCGACACCGGGACCGTCGACCCGGCTGGGGGACGGCCCACGGGCCTTGTCATGGGCGTCCTGAACGTCACGCCGGACTCCTTCTCCGACGGCGGCCGCTTCGACGACCAGGATGCGGCGATCGCCCACGGTCGGCGCATGCTCGACGAGGGGGCGGCGATCCTCGACGTCGGCGGCGAGTCGACGCGCCCGGGTGCCGAGCCCGTCGGGGTGGACGAGGAGCTGGCGCGGGTGGTGCCGGTCGTCGAGGTCCTGGCGGACCTCGACGACGTGGTCGCCGGATCGGTCCGAATCTCGATCGACACCCGCCACGCCGAGGTGGCCCGTGGCGCCGTGGCCGCCGGCGCAAGCATCGTCAACGACGTCAGCTCTACGCTGGACGGCGTGGCGGCCGAGTTGGGGGTCGGCTGGGTGGCCATGCACATGCGGGGTGACCCCCGGACCATGCAGCATGAACCCTCCTACGAGGACGTGGTGGGCGAGGTGCGGGACTTCCTGGTCCTGCGGGCCGAGCGGGCCGCGGCCCTGGGAGTCGGCGAGGTTTGGATAGACCCGGGCATCGGGTTCGGCAAGACCACGGCCCACAACCTGGCCATCCTGGCTCGGCTCGACGAGCTGGTCGCCACCGGCTGGCCAGTGGTCCTCGGGGTCAGCCGCAAGCGGTTCCTGGGAGACCTGACGGCCCGGAGTGACCTGCGTGCCGTGCGGGGGACCGGCCCCCCGGGTCTCACACCACCGGACGACCGTCGGGAGGCGTCGGTGGCCATGGCCACCTGGGCATTCCACCAGGGCGTGGCGGTGGTCCGGGCCCACGACGTGCAGTCGACGCTCCAGGCGGCAAGGGTGGTCGTATGA
- the folB gene encoding dihydroneopterin aldolase, producing MSDRIELRGLRVTATCGVLPEEKARRQPFEVDLDVHVDLGAPSLSDDLADTVDYGALCALVAGIAEGEAFNLLERFAGRVAEAVLAVPGVDAVTVAVRKLRPPVPEDLATSGVRIHRTT from the coding sequence GTGAGCGACCGGATCGAGTTGCGGGGACTGCGGGTCACGGCGACCTGCGGGGTACTGCCCGAGGAGAAGGCACGTCGGCAGCCGTTCGAGGTGGACCTCGACGTGCACGTGGACCTGGGAGCGCCATCGCTCAGCGACGACCTGGCCGACACGGTTGACTACGGCGCCCTATGCGCCCTTGTCGCCGGAATCGCCGAGGGCGAGGCCTTCAACCTGTTGGAGCGGTTCGCCGGCCGGGTGGCCGAAGCCGTGCTGGCCGTCCCCGGCGTCGACGCGGTGACGGTGGCGGTGCGCAAGCTGCGTCCCCCGGTGCCCGAGGACCTCGCCACCAGCGGGGTGCGGATCCACCGCACGACATGA
- the tilS gene encoding tRNA lysidine(34) synthetase TilS yields MTAVVVASEQTSAVGGVLPVELLERCTFPSPGTEVDCAVSGGPDSTALLVLAVEAGLVVTAWHVDHGLRSGSSAEGALVARIADDLGATALCVEAPVADGPNLEARARDARRAVLPVGVLTGHTADDQAETVLVNLLRGAGVPGAAGIGAPDRRPLLALRRHETRALCRVVGLEPLSDPMNDDPRFVRNRIRHEVLPLLADVSGRDPVPLLARHAMRATEATDLLAGLVADVDPTDVRALADLPDDLVRLALRGWLTLEAGGRPPDAASVDRVLDVVRGRIRATQVVGGHRVARSAGRLSHGHR; encoded by the coding sequence TTGACGGCGGTCGTGGTGGCGTCGGAACAGACCTCTGCGGTCGGCGGTGTCCTACCCGTCGAATTGCTGGAGCGGTGCACGTTTCCCTCGCCCGGCACGGAGGTGGACTGTGCCGTCTCCGGCGGACCCGACTCCACGGCCCTGCTGGTGCTGGCCGTCGAGGCGGGGCTCGTGGTCACCGCCTGGCATGTGGACCACGGCCTGCGGTCCGGGTCGTCGGCCGAGGGCGCGCTGGTCGCCCGGATCGCGGACGACCTGGGAGCGACGGCGCTGTGCGTGGAGGCACCGGTGGCCGACGGCCCGAACCTCGAGGCCCGTGCCCGTGATGCCCGGCGGGCCGTCCTGCCCGTCGGGGTCCTGACCGGTCACACCGCCGACGACCAGGCCGAGACGGTGCTGGTGAACCTGCTCCGGGGTGCCGGCGTCCCCGGGGCCGCCGGAATCGGTGCACCGGATCGCCGGCCGCTGCTGGCGCTGCGGCGCCATGAGACCCGGGCCCTCTGCCGGGTCGTCGGCCTCGAACCCCTCTCGGACCCCATGAACGACGACCCCCGGTTCGTCCGCAACCGCATCCGCCACGAGGTGCTGCCGCTGCTGGCCGACGTGTCGGGACGAGACCCCGTACCGTTGCTGGCACGTCATGCCATGCGTGCCACCGAGGCCACCGACCTGCTGGCCGGCCTGGTTGCCGACGTCGATCCGACCGACGTCCGGGCACTTGCCGACCTGCCCGACGACCTGGTGCGCCTGGCCCTGCGTGGCTGGCTGACGCTCGAGGCCGGTGGTCGCCCGCCGGACGCCGCGTCGGTCGACAGGGTGCTCGACGTGGTGCGGGGCCGGATCCGGGCGACCCAGGTGGTCGGCGGGCATCGGGTGGCCCGTTCGGCGGGTCGTCTCTCACATGGGCACCGCTAG
- the folK gene encoding 2-amino-4-hydroxy-6-hydroxymethyldihydropteridine diphosphokinase, with protein MSHRALLALGSNLGDRWANLCDAVAGLPDVVAVSEVYETAPVGGPDQGPYLNCVVRLETELDARALLEAAREREQAAARHRAVRWGPRTLDVDVLWVDGQTVHEPDLEVPHPRMFERAFVLVPLRDVAPDLVGEVPDGQGAILAVGSLDPATGSRGS; from the coding sequence ATGAGCCACCGGGCCCTCCTGGCGCTGGGCTCGAACCTTGGCGACCGGTGGGCGAACCTGTGCGATGCCGTTGCCGGCCTCCCCGACGTGGTGGCGGTATCGGAGGTGTACGAGACGGCGCCGGTCGGGGGACCGGACCAGGGGCCGTACCTGAACTGCGTGGTCCGCTTGGAGACCGAGCTGGATGCGAGGGCCCTCCTGGAGGCCGCTCGGGAACGCGAACAGGCAGCGGCACGCCACCGAGCCGTCCGCTGGGGTCCGCGCACGCTGGACGTGGACGTGCTCTGGGTCGACGGGCAGACGGTCCACGAACCGGACCTGGAGGTGCCACACCCCCGGATGTTCGAACGCGCCTTCGTGCTGGTTCCGCTGCGCGACGTGGCCCCGGACCTGGTGGGTGAGGTCCCCGACGGCCAGGGTGCGATCCTCGCCGTCGGTTCGCTGGATCCGGCGACCGGGAGCCGGGGGAGCTGA
- a CDS encoding zinc-dependent metalloprotease — protein MNESFVDWDLAERVAIRVADRAPFGGAHHLDGLTAEFDGHTARAEDLVAATTGLRALTGDARARVVGRTDWIRANLASLQRLLRPLIARMAEDPDEGPSSVTARVGAVELGAMLGWMSTRVLGQYDLLVLEDEAAEDQDIVYYVGPNLVALERRYAFHAPDFHLWLALHEVTHRAQFMGVPWMREHYLGLVGSLLDGAESESFDLVAALRSMAARRRSDGQESGGGVLGAISSPEQQATMDRIAGLMSLLEGHGDVTMGRAGDGVVTGADRFARVMADRRRSGSGVTKLFQRLVGLEAKLAQYAQGEAFIAAVEAHGGTGLLDRVWEDPGHLPDLAEIREPGLWIGRMAPRPVAEPAAG, from the coding sequence ATGAACGAATCGTTCGTCGACTGGGATTTGGCCGAGAGGGTCGCCATCCGGGTAGCCGACCGGGCTCCGTTCGGTGGTGCCCACCACCTCGACGGTCTGACCGCCGAGTTCGACGGCCACACGGCGCGCGCCGAGGACCTGGTCGCCGCCACCACGGGCCTCCGGGCGCTGACCGGTGATGCCCGGGCCCGTGTCGTCGGGCGGACCGACTGGATCCGGGCCAACCTGGCTTCCCTGCAGCGCCTGCTGCGCCCGCTCATCGCAAGGATGGCCGAGGACCCCGACGAGGGGCCGTCGTCGGTCACCGCCCGGGTGGGTGCCGTCGAGCTGGGGGCCATGCTGGGCTGGATGTCCACCCGGGTACTGGGCCAGTACGACCTGCTGGTGCTGGAGGACGAGGCCGCTGAGGACCAGGACATCGTGTACTACGTCGGTCCCAACCTCGTGGCCCTCGAACGCCGCTACGCCTTCCACGCTCCCGACTTCCACCTATGGCTGGCCCTCCACGAGGTGACCCACCGTGCCCAGTTCATGGGCGTGCCGTGGATGCGGGAGCACTACCTGGGCCTGGTGGGCTCGCTCCTGGACGGCGCCGAGTCGGAGTCGTTCGACCTGGTGGCCGCCCTGCGATCCATGGCCGCAAGGCGCCGGTCGGACGGTCAGGAGTCCGGCGGTGGGGTGTTGGGTGCCATCTCGTCCCCCGAGCAGCAGGCCACCATGGATCGCATCGCGGGACTCATGAGCCTGCTGGAGGGCCACGGCGACGTCACCATGGGCAGGGCCGGTGATGGCGTAGTCACCGGTGCCGACCGGTTCGCCCGGGTGATGGCCGACCGCAGGCGTTCCGGCTCCGGGGTCACGAAGTTGTTCCAGCGCCTGGTCGGCCTGGAGGCCAAGCTGGCCCAGTACGCACAGGGCGAGGCGTTCATCGCCGCCGTGGAGGCCCATGGTGGCACTGGGCTCCTGGACCGGGTCTGGGAGGATCCGGGCCACCTGCCGGACCTGGCCGAGATCCGTGAGCCCGGCCTGTGGATCGGCCGGATGGCGCCGCGCCCGGTAGCCGAGCCGGCGGCCGGTTGA